One Telluria mixta DNA window includes the following coding sequences:
- a CDS encoding enoyl-CoA hydratase, whose product MEYSDLLIEHHDKVVVIRLNRPKAMNALNDNMMNELGDALYKFDADPAVNVIILTGSDKVFAAGADIAAMANYSYADTYPGNYIGRNWEHILNVRKPVIGVVAGYALGGGCELAMMCDFLIASDTAKFGQPEIKVGVTPGAGGTQRLPRAIGKSKAMDMLLTARMIDAAEAERTGLVSRVVPADLVMTVALEVAETIAAMPVSVAMQIKDAVNRAFETTLTEGVRYERRFFHAGFGTPAQKEGMAAFLEKRKPNFEGM is encoded by the coding sequence ATGGAATATTCTGATCTGCTGATCGAGCACCACGACAAGGTGGTCGTGATCCGCCTGAACCGTCCGAAGGCGATGAACGCCCTCAACGACAACATGATGAACGAGCTGGGCGACGCGCTGTATAAATTCGACGCCGACCCGGCCGTCAACGTCATCATCCTGACCGGCAGCGACAAGGTGTTCGCCGCTGGCGCCGACATCGCCGCGATGGCCAATTACTCGTATGCCGACACGTATCCGGGCAATTACATCGGCCGCAACTGGGAGCACATCCTGAACGTGCGCAAGCCGGTGATCGGTGTCGTTGCCGGCTACGCGCTGGGCGGCGGTTGCGAACTGGCGATGATGTGCGACTTCCTGATCGCGTCGGACACGGCCAAGTTCGGCCAGCCGGAGATCAAGGTCGGCGTGACCCCGGGCGCCGGCGGCACGCAGCGCCTGCCGCGCGCGATCGGCAAGTCGAAGGCGATGGACATGCTGCTGACGGCGCGCATGATCGACGCGGCGGAAGCGGAGCGCACGGGCCTCGTGTCGCGCGTCGTGCCGGCCGACCTCGTGATGACGGTGGCGCTGGAAGTGGCGGAAACGATCGCGGCGATGCCGGTGTCGGTGGCCATGCAGATCAAGGATGCCGTCAACCGCGCGTTCGAGACGACCTTGACCGAAGGCGTACGTTATGAACGCCGCTTCTTCCATGCCGGCTTCGGTACGCCGGCGCAGAAGGAGGGGATGGCTGCGTTCCTGGAAAAGCGTAAGCCGAATTTCGAAGGGATGTAA
- the apaG gene encoding Co2+/Mg2+ efflux protein ApaG, producing the protein MPAYDFEITVRTQYLPEQSHPERTQHVFTYTITIKNTGTVAAQLISRHWVITDANNQVQEVRGLGVVGHQPLLQPGEQFEYTSGTQLATNQGSMVGEYFFVAEDGHRFEVKIPEFVLSLPHALH; encoded by the coding sequence ATGCCCGCCTACGATTTCGAGATCACCGTCAGGACCCAATACCTGCCGGAGCAATCCCACCCGGAGCGGACGCAGCACGTGTTCACCTACACCATCACGATCAAGAACACGGGCACCGTCGCGGCCCAGCTGATCTCGCGCCACTGGGTGATCACGGACGCCAACAACCAGGTGCAGGAAGTGCGGGGCCTGGGCGTCGTCGGCCACCAGCCGCTGCTGCAGCCGGGTGAGCAGTTCGAATACACGAGCGGCACCCAGCTGGCAACGAACCAGGGCTCGATGGTCGGCGAGTATTTCTTCGTCGCCGAGGACGGGCACCGCTTCGAGGTCAAGATCCCCGAGTTCGTGCTGTCGCTGCCGCACGCATTGCATTAA
- a CDS encoding helix-turn-helix domain-containing protein produces the protein MQNFYKKALYALILLLVADALIACLCVYQSYPSAALMPPGGGGLYWRTVTKTDAPEGGTSTIRVIETAQRSLRFDFRLTRATAYPFVSADMLFEDGEGNAVPVDLTRFDTITFTAKCKPMNALIFALPTFDATISKPGDYLTYPSPLTFFSCNEQGTRVSLDLTRLTIPQWWYDRMHLDLSHQSYQLNQVAKFVFGVSQQSPRDQDSRVEISQVTLHGRDYRYLVALAVILVSSWCAFAFWFFRAHARELSASLDAKLRKDLPLVAYRQLTLEPFKDKEKAAVLRFIATNYTNPDLDLDSVVAGTGANRNKVNEVLKAELGMTFTAYLKKLRLTESARLLTETPAVTVAEVAYSVGYANVSYFNKLFKEEYGCTPKVFKTVASTASQEQHDS, from the coding sequence ATGCAAAATTTCTATAAAAAAGCGCTGTATGCGCTCATTCTGCTGCTGGTCGCGGACGCGTTGATCGCCTGCCTGTGCGTGTACCAAAGTTATCCATCCGCCGCGCTGATGCCGCCGGGAGGCGGGGGCCTGTACTGGCGCACGGTCACGAAGACGGACGCGCCAGAAGGCGGTACCTCGACCATACGCGTCATCGAGACCGCCCAGCGATCGCTCCGTTTCGACTTCCGGCTCACGCGGGCGACGGCGTATCCATTCGTCTCGGCCGACATGTTGTTCGAGGACGGCGAGGGGAATGCCGTGCCGGTGGATTTGACGAGGTTCGACACCATCACGTTCACCGCCAAGTGCAAGCCGATGAATGCCTTGATATTCGCCCTGCCGACCTTCGACGCGACCATTTCGAAGCCCGGCGACTACCTGACCTATCCATCACCGCTCACGTTTTTCTCCTGCAATGAGCAGGGCACTCGCGTATCGCTGGACCTGACGCGGCTGACCATCCCGCAATGGTGGTACGACAGGATGCACCTCGATTTGTCGCATCAGTCTTATCAACTGAACCAGGTGGCGAAATTCGTATTCGGCGTCAGCCAGCAGAGTCCGCGCGATCAAGACAGCCGCGTGGAAATCAGCCAGGTGACGCTGCATGGCCGCGACTATCGCTATCTCGTCGCACTGGCCGTCATCCTCGTGAGCAGCTGGTGTGCGTTCGCGTTCTGGTTTTTCCGGGCCCATGCGCGGGAACTGTCTGCCAGCCTGGACGCCAAGCTCAGGAAGGACTTGCCGCTCGTCGCCTATCGCCAGCTGACGCTCGAACCGTTCAAGGACAAGGAAAAGGCGGCCGTCCTGCGTTTCATCGCGACGAATTACACGAATCCCGACCTGGACCTGGACAGCGTCGTCGCGGGAACGGGCGCCAACCGCAACAAGGTCAATGAAGTACTGAAGGCGGAACTCGGCATGACGTTCACGGCCTATCTGAAAAAACTGCGGCTGACGGAATCGGCCAGGCTGCTCACCGAGACGCCCGCCGTGACCGTCGCCGAAGTCGCGTACTCCGTCGGTTATGCCAACGTCTCGTATTTCAACAAGCTGTTCAAGGAAGAATACGGCTGCACGCCCAAGGTCTTCAAGACCGTGGCGAGCACCGCATCGCAGGAGCAGCACGACTCATAA
- a CDS encoding MFS transporter, translated as MSPIALLRSFATDRQLRNVDFRRFWFSSTLTNFGAQITLLALPICAALLLHATPAQMGTLAAVGSLPFLLFSLPTGVLLDRSRRLPVMLASDAMVALSLASVPFAWWQGWLSVHWLYAVQFMLGTGFVVGGSAEQIFLTFLVGRDGLIDAQSKLGATESASRLLGPGIAGLLVQALGAPVAILCNVAGFTVSLWNLRRIRTREPQPQPPQSHVLRDVAEGLKFVWSQPVLRLLAWSSACWHLLFYGYTALYVLFATRVLGMSPGLMGTSQMLGGAGVLLSSLMLKPLTRRFGSGGAIATGLCISCLGFMLMPTIPRDLLGSRAATAAAYAGVVFCLDCGGTLFFLPYLALRQRVTPDALLGRMTSTMRFMTVAVAPVGAAGAGALAERLGVRGGLTVVAAGALLLTLTTLFGTRLHQIRQ; from the coding sequence GTGTCCCCCATCGCCCTCCTCCGCAGCTTCGCCACCGACCGCCAGCTGCGCAACGTCGACTTTCGCCGTTTCTGGTTCAGCAGCACGCTGACCAATTTCGGTGCCCAGATCACGCTGCTGGCCCTCCCGATCTGCGCCGCCCTGCTGCTGCACGCGACGCCCGCCCAGATGGGCACCCTGGCCGCCGTCGGCTCGCTCCCATTTCTCCTGTTCTCGCTGCCGACGGGCGTCCTGCTCGACCGCAGCCGGCGCCTGCCCGTGATGCTGGCCAGCGATGCGATGGTCGCGCTGAGCCTCGCCAGCGTGCCGTTCGCGTGGTGGCAGGGGTGGCTCAGCGTGCACTGGCTGTATGCGGTGCAGTTCATGCTGGGGACGGGATTCGTCGTGGGCGGTAGCGCGGAGCAGATCTTCCTGACGTTCCTGGTGGGCCGCGATGGCCTCATCGATGCGCAGTCGAAGCTGGGCGCGACGGAATCCGCCTCGCGCCTGCTCGGCCCCGGCATCGCGGGCCTGCTCGTGCAGGCGCTGGGGGCGCCCGTCGCGATCCTGTGCAACGTGGCCGGCTTTACAGTCTCGTTGTGGAATCTGCGCCGGATCCGCACGCGCGAGCCGCAACCGCAGCCGCCGCAATCGCACGTGCTGCGCGACGTGGCCGAAGGCCTGAAATTCGTGTGGAGCCAGCCGGTGCTGCGGCTGCTGGCGTGGTCATCCGCCTGCTGGCACCTGCTGTTCTATGGCTACACGGCGCTGTACGTGCTGTTCGCCACGCGCGTGCTGGGGATGTCGCCGGGCCTGATGGGCACCTCGCAGATGCTGGGCGGCGCCGGGGTATTACTCAGTTCCCTGATGTTGAAACCGCTAACGCGCCGCTTCGGCTCCGGCGGCGCCATCGCCACGGGACTGTGCATCTCGTGCCTCGGCTTCATGCTGATGCCGACGATCCCGCGCGACCTGCTGGGCAGCCGCGCCGCGACCGCGGCCGCGTATGCCGGCGTCGTGTTCTGCCTCGATTGCGGCGGCACCCTGTTCTTCCTGCCCTATCTCGCGCTACGCCAGCGCGTCACGCCCGATGCGCTGCTGGGCCGGATGACGTCGACGATGCGCTTCATGACGGTGGCCGTGGCCCCGGTCGGCGCGGCCGGTGCCGGTGCGCTGGCCGAGCGGCTCGGCGTGCGCGGCGGCCTGACGGTCGTCGCGGCGGGCGCCCTGCTGCTGACGCTCACCACGCTGTTCGGCACCCGCCTGCACCAAATACGTCAGTAA
- a CDS encoding beta-galactosidase, with product MKLIAQIAFALATLAGPATLPLAAPVGWPGPGQLFVGTCYQPVDRTPAQIQRDIALMKEAGFNVVRMGDLSWDYFEPEEGKFKFAEFDRIVDAMQANGIKVIVDIPGTPAPLWLHRKYPGVNLVNAQGATVQPAERYMLDISDPDYRRHAVRLAEKLTQRYGKHPAVLAIGFDNEIGNTFMSYSKADRTRFVAWLKRKYGTLDALNQAWATQRWARHLSSWDEVELPYADGPGPAERNLDLRRFWSDNTIAVLKDLEAVRVKYAPDKPAISNLWDSAGRKGFDYLSTYRQYAHYGAMGFYPGEPVGSGFEALMMKAGLDTPIWFNEFTAGGGGYYGTKGRSRMWAHFGLLLGAQSVMAWTYNSHLGGEEQMIMGLLDHDSKPSWKLWEFGTIAREFKTLQALGFPRHTEPQIAFAYSFDSRNASTPPGPSNTMRQYFTIPYMDQLHNAFAPVFNDNIDTAVIHVGHDDLRRYKMVVVAADLVMDRASADALRRYVQDGGTVVMTAFSAKVSETGQVFDTPLPGRLSDVFGLRTSEYYNADAPLDVGFDGKTVTTTTKFYEVLEPSTAKVVARLTNVPDSPPAITENRYGKGRAIYVAMAAQRPVMQALYRRLYGELGIKRGPATPEGVYAREVDGRTLYVNTTTQPQEVKFDGAATGVLGGQAWNGTLRLAPFGAELLRK from the coding sequence ATGAAACTTATTGCACAGATCGCCTTTGCCCTGGCCACGCTGGCCGGCCCTGCCACGCTTCCGCTCGCTGCACCCGTAGGCTGGCCCGGCCCCGGACAATTGTTTGTGGGTACTTGCTACCAGCCCGTCGACCGCACGCCCGCCCAGATCCAGCGCGACATCGCCCTGATGAAGGAAGCCGGCTTCAACGTCGTCCGGATGGGCGACCTGTCCTGGGATTACTTCGAGCCCGAAGAAGGCAAGTTCAAGTTCGCCGAATTCGACCGCATCGTGGACGCGATGCAGGCGAACGGCATCAAGGTGATCGTCGACATTCCGGGCACGCCGGCTCCGCTGTGGCTGCATCGCAAATACCCCGGCGTGAACCTCGTCAACGCACAGGGCGCGACTGTGCAGCCGGCCGAACGCTATATGCTCGACATCAGCGACCCCGATTACCGCCGCCACGCCGTCCGTCTCGCCGAGAAGCTGACGCAGCGCTACGGCAAGCATCCGGCCGTGCTCGCGATCGGCTTCGACAACGAGATCGGCAACACGTTCATGTCATATTCGAAGGCCGACCGTACGCGCTTCGTCGCCTGGCTCAAACGCAAATACGGCACGCTGGATGCGCTGAACCAGGCGTGGGCTACGCAACGCTGGGCGCGCCATCTGTCGTCGTGGGACGAAGTGGAACTGCCGTATGCGGACGGTCCCGGCCCGGCGGAGCGCAACCTCGACCTGCGCCGCTTCTGGTCCGACAACACGATCGCCGTGCTGAAGGACCTCGAAGCCGTCCGCGTGAAGTATGCGCCGGACAAGCCGGCGATCTCGAACCTGTGGGACAGCGCGGGGCGAAAAGGCTTCGATTATCTGTCGACGTATCGCCAGTACGCGCATTACGGTGCGATGGGCTTTTATCCGGGCGAGCCGGTGGGGTCCGGCTTTGAAGCATTGATGATGAAGGCTGGCCTGGACACGCCCATCTGGTTCAACGAGTTCACGGCGGGTGGCGGCGGCTACTACGGGACGAAAGGGCGCTCGCGCATGTGGGCTCACTTCGGCTTGCTGCTCGGCGCACAGTCGGTGATGGCATGGACGTACAATTCCCACCTCGGCGGCGAGGAACAGATGATAATGGGTCTTCTCGATCACGACAGCAAGCCGTCGTGGAAGCTGTGGGAATTCGGCACGATCGCCCGTGAATTCAAGACGCTGCAGGCGCTGGGCTTCCCGCGCCATACCGAACCGCAGATCGCGTTCGCGTATTCGTTCGACAGCCGCAACGCCTCGACGCCGCCGGGCCCGTCGAACACGATGCGCCAGTACTTCACGATCCCGTACATGGACCAGCTTCACAACGCGTTCGCGCCGGTCTTCAACGATAACATCGACACAGCGGTCATCCACGTGGGCCATGATGATTTGCGGCGCTACAAGATGGTCGTGGTGGCGGCCGACCTCGTGATGGACCGCGCGAGTGCCGACGCGCTGCGCCGCTACGTACAGGACGGCGGCACGGTCGTGATGACGGCCTTCTCGGCGAAGGTGAGCGAGACGGGCCAGGTGTTCGACACGCCGCTGCCGGGCCGCCTCAGCGACGTGTTCGGCCTGCGCACCAGCGAGTACTACAACGCCGACGCGCCGCTCGACGTCGGCTTCGACGGCAAGACCGTGACGACGACCACGAAGTTCTACGAAGTGCTGGAGCCGTCCACCGCGAAGGTCGTCGCGCGCCTGACCAACGTGCCGGATTCTCCGCCCGCCATCACCGAAAACCGCTACGGCAAGGGCAGGGCGATCTACGTCGCCATGGCCGCGCAGCGTCCCGTGATGCAGGCCCTGTACCGCCGCCTGTACGGCGAGCTTGGCATCAAGCGGGGGCCCGCGACGCCCGAAGGCGTCTATGCCCGCGAGGTGGATGGCCGCACGCTGTACGTCAACACGACGACGCAGCCGCAGGAGGTGAAGTTCGACGGCGCCGCCACCGGCGTGCTCGGTGGCCAGGCGTGGAATGGCACGCTGCGGCTCGCGCCCTTCGGTGCGGAGCTCCTGCGTAAATAA
- a CDS encoding phosphoglycolate phosphatase, with the protein MKSGAAAIRAAIIDLDGTMLHTVPDFELALNGMRAEFGLAPITQQIIEPMVGKGSEKLIRDVLARDFDTDRIDAMFDDAMAAYQRHYLAINGERATLYPHVIEGLQALKDLGLRLACVTNKPVAFTQPLLAKKGLTPFFELVYGGDSFPRKKPDPMPLLQVCRDFDVEPARVVAIGDSSNDAEAARAAGCFVLSVPYGYNHGKPVQTINSDGIVDSLLEAAELISAHNKANS; encoded by the coding sequence ATGAAAAGCGGCGCTGCGGCGATCCGGGCCGCCATCATCGACCTGGACGGCACGATGCTGCACACCGTGCCGGATTTCGAGCTCGCGCTGAACGGCATGCGCGCGGAATTCGGCCTGGCGCCGATCACCCAGCAGATCATTGAACCGATGGTCGGCAAGGGATCGGAAAAGCTGATCCGCGACGTGCTGGCCCGCGACTTCGACACGGATCGCATCGACGCCATGTTCGACGACGCGATGGCCGCCTACCAGCGCCACTACCTCGCCATCAACGGCGAACGCGCCACGCTGTACCCGCACGTGATCGAAGGCTTGCAGGCCCTGAAGGACCTGGGCCTGCGCCTCGCGTGCGTGACCAACAAGCCCGTCGCGTTCACCCAGCCGCTGCTGGCGAAGAAGGGCCTCACGCCGTTCTTCGAACTGGTCTACGGCGGCGACTCGTTCCCGCGCAAGAAGCCGGATCCGATGCCGCTGCTGCAGGTCTGCCGCGACTTCGACGTGGAGCCGGCGCGCGTGGTTGCGATCGGCGACTCCAGCAACGACGCCGAAGCCGCGCGCGCGGCCGGGTGTTTCGTGTTGTCGGTCCCGTATGGCTACAACCACGGAAAACCTGTGCAAACTATTAATTCCGATGGTATAGTTGATTCGCTACTTGAAGCGGCTGAACTGATCAGCGCTCATAACAAAGCCAACTCCTAA
- the mltA gene encoding murein transglycosylase A — MVSTRRSVPALLTLVALLAACTTTPPPQPQPPVKLPPPVGPVTVPPTQPPAQPQPQPAPPPTPLFTPVTFDVLPGWQQDDLRQAWPAFQASCRALGAKPDWKAPCAAGKLVDPGDGTAIRQFFETYFVPNLVRAPDGADAGLITGYYEPMLRGARKRGGAYQTPLYKVPDDLITVDLASVYPSLKGMRLRGRLVGKTVVPYATRADIERARLPGKELVWVDDPVEAFFLEVQGSGRVQLDDGDTVRIAYADQNGHPYKAIGRWLIDQGELAPGEATAQGIKAWIAAHPERRQELLNVNPSYVFFREERLPDPNVGPKGALGVPLTPTRSVAVDPAFIPLGAPLFLSTTEPAGDVPLQRLVMAQDTGGAIKGAVRADFFFGFGGQAADNAGRMKQRGQIWALLPRQTY, encoded by the coding sequence ATGGTTTCGACACGCCGCAGTGTACCCGCTTTATTGACCCTCGTCGCCTTGCTGGCGGCCTGTACGACGACACCGCCCCCGCAGCCGCAACCGCCGGTCAAGCTGCCGCCGCCCGTCGGCCCCGTGACTGTGCCGCCCACCCAGCCGCCGGCGCAACCGCAGCCGCAGCCGGCACCGCCGCCCACGCCCCTGTTTACGCCCGTGACGTTCGATGTGCTGCCGGGCTGGCAGCAGGACGACCTGCGCCAGGCCTGGCCCGCGTTCCAGGCGTCGTGCCGCGCGCTCGGCGCGAAGCCGGACTGGAAGGCGCCGTGCGCCGCCGGCAAGCTGGTCGACCCGGGCGACGGCACGGCCATCCGCCAGTTCTTCGAGACGTATTTCGTGCCGAATCTCGTGCGCGCGCCCGACGGCGCCGACGCGGGCCTGATCACCGGTTATTACGAGCCGATGCTGCGCGGCGCCCGCAAGCGCGGCGGTGCGTACCAGACGCCTCTCTATAAAGTGCCGGATGACCTGATCACCGTGGACCTGGCCAGTGTCTATCCGAGCCTGAAGGGCATGCGGCTGCGCGGACGCCTCGTCGGCAAGACCGTCGTCCCGTACGCGACGCGCGCCGACATCGAACGCGCGCGCCTCCCGGGCAAGGAACTGGTGTGGGTCGACGATCCGGTGGAGGCGTTCTTCCTCGAGGTGCAGGGCTCCGGCCGCGTGCAGCTGGACGATGGCGACACCGTGCGCATCGCCTACGCCGACCAGAACGGCCATCCGTACAAGGCGATCGGCCGCTGGCTGATCGACCAGGGAGAATTGGCGCCGGGCGAGGCGACGGCGCAGGGCATCAAGGCGTGGATCGCCGCGCACCCGGAGCGCCGCCAGGAACTCCTCAACGTCAACCCGAGCTACGTGTTCTTCCGCGAAGAGCGCCTGCCCGATCCGAACGTGGGACCGAAGGGCGCCCTGGGCGTGCCGCTGACCCCCACGCGCTCCGTCGCCGTCGACCCGGCCTTCATCCCGCTCGGCGCGCCGCTGTTCCTGTCGACGACGGAGCCGGCCGGCGACGTGCCGCTGCAGCGCCTCGTGATGGCGCAGGACACGGGCGGCGCCATCAAGGGCGCCGTGCGTGCGGATTTCTTCTTCGGCTTCGGCGGGCAGGCGGCCGACAACGCGGGCCGCATGAAGCAGCGCGGGCAGATCTGGGCGCTGCTGCCACGTCAGACTTACTGA
- the rpe gene encoding ribulose-phosphate 3-epimerase, with protein sequence MMTYRIAPSILSADFARLGEEVRNVVAAGADIIHFDVMDNHYVPNLTIGPLVCQAIRPHVQVPIDVHLMVKPVDRIIPDFAKAGADIITFHPEASEHIDRTLQLIRDNGCKAGLVFNPGTPLHHLDHVMDKIDMILIMSVNPGFGGQSFIPEALKKIALARRMIDESGRDILLEVDGGIKADNIAAAAEAGADTFVAGSAIFGKPDYKAVIDAMRAELATVAKKAA encoded by the coding sequence ATCATGACCTACCGCATCGCTCCCAGCATCCTGTCCGCCGACTTCGCCCGCCTGGGCGAGGAAGTGCGCAATGTCGTCGCCGCCGGCGCCGACATCATCCACTTCGACGTGATGGACAACCATTATGTTCCCAACCTGACCATCGGCCCGCTGGTGTGCCAGGCCATCCGTCCGCACGTGCAGGTGCCGATCGACGTCCACCTGATGGTCAAGCCGGTCGACCGCATCATCCCCGATTTCGCCAAGGCCGGTGCCGACATCATCACCTTCCACCCGGAAGCGTCGGAACACATCGACCGCACGCTGCAGCTCATCCGCGACAACGGCTGCAAGGCCGGCCTCGTGTTCAACCCGGGCACGCCGCTGCACCACCTGGACCACGTGATGGACAAGATCGACATGATCCTCATCATGTCCGTCAACCCGGGCTTCGGCGGCCAGTCGTTCATCCCGGAAGCGCTGAAGAAAATCGCGCTCGCGCGCCGCATGATCGATGAATCGGGCCGCGACATCCTGCTGGAAGTCGACGGCGGCATCAAGGCCGACAACATCGCCGCGGCCGCCGAAGCCGGCGCCGACACGTTCGTGGCCGGTTCCGCCATCTTCGGCAAGCCGGACTACAAGGCCGTCATCGACGCAATGCGCGCCGAGCTGGCCACCGTCGCGAAGAAGGCGGCGTAA
- a CDS encoding anthranilate synthase component II, with amino-acid sequence MLLMIDNYDSFTYNIVQYFGELGEDVRTVRNDEITLEEIAAMNPDRICISPGPKAPKDAGVSVDVLREFKGKKPILGVCLGHQAIGEAFGGNIIRAKQVMHGKTSKIAHIGEGVFKGLPSPFTVIRYHSLAIERASLPACLEVTAWTDDGEIMGVRHKEFDIEGVQFHPESILSEHGHAMLKNFLDRTA; translated from the coding sequence ATGCTGCTCATGATCGACAACTACGACTCGTTCACCTACAACATCGTGCAGTACTTCGGTGAGCTGGGCGAGGATGTGCGCACCGTGCGCAACGACGAGATCACCCTCGAAGAGATCGCGGCCATGAACCCGGACCGCATCTGCATCTCGCCGGGCCCGAAGGCGCCCAAGGATGCCGGCGTGTCGGTGGACGTGCTGCGCGAATTCAAAGGGAAGAAGCCGATCCTCGGCGTGTGCCTGGGCCACCAGGCGATCGGCGAAGCGTTCGGCGGCAACATCATCCGCGCCAAGCAGGTCATGCACGGCAAGACGTCGAAGATCGCGCATATCGGCGAAGGCGTCTTCAAGGGCCTGCCGAGCCCCTTCACGGTGATCCGCTACCACTCGCTCGCGATCGAGCGCGCGTCGCTGCCGGCGTGCCTGGAAGTGACGGCGTGGACGGACGACGGCGAGATCATGGGCGTGCGCCACAAGGAATTCGATATCGAGGGCGTGCAGTTCCACCCGGAGTCGATCCTGTCGGAGCACGGGCATGCGATGCTGAAGAACTTCCTCGACCGCACCGCGTAA
- the trpE gene encoding anthranilate synthase component I produces MTELEFKSLATQGYNRIPLIAEAFADLETPLTLYLKLAQSQDAGKNTFLLESVVGGERFGRYSFIGLPAKTLLRTRGNVTTVEKNGEVIETHEGNPLDFIEAYQSRFKVALRPGLPRFCGGLAGYFGYDTVRHIEKKLAHTAPRDELDLPEIQLMVTEELAVIDNLSGKLYLIVYADPSQPEAYNKARQRLKDLRVMLRRSVDAPVTSSSVRTEAVRDFSKEDYLKAVAVAKEYVMAGDLMQVQIGQRIRKPYVDSPLSLYRSLRSLNPSPYMYYYNFGDMQIVGSSPEILVRNEKDADGGRKVTLRPIAGTRPRGSTPERDAELAHELLNDPKEVAEHVMLIDLARNDIGRIATTGSVKVTDQMVIEKYSHVQHIVSNVEGTLKDGMSNLDVLRATFPAGTLTGAPKVRAMEIIDELEPVMRGIYGGACGYLSFGGEMDVAIAIRTGVIKDGNLYVQASAGIVADSIPEMEWLETEHKARAVLRAAEQVQDGLDGEI; encoded by the coding sequence ATGACCGAACTCGAATTCAAATCGCTCGCCACGCAAGGCTATAACCGTATCCCCCTGATCGCGGAAGCATTTGCCGATCTCGAAACCCCGCTCACGCTGTACCTGAAGCTGGCCCAGAGCCAGGACGCCGGCAAGAACACGTTCCTGCTCGAGTCCGTGGTCGGCGGCGAGCGCTTCGGCCGCTACTCCTTCATCGGCCTGCCGGCCAAGACGCTGCTGCGCACGCGCGGCAACGTCACGACGGTCGAGAAGAACGGGGAAGTCATCGAGACGCACGAAGGCAATCCGCTCGACTTCATCGAGGCCTATCAATCCCGCTTCAAGGTCGCGCTGCGCCCGGGCCTGCCCCGCTTCTGCGGCGGCCTGGCCGGCTACTTCGGCTACGACACCGTGCGCCACATCGAGAAGAAGCTGGCGCACACGGCACCGCGCGACGAACTGGACCTGCCGGAAATCCAGCTGATGGTGACGGAAGAGCTGGCGGTGATCGACAACCTGTCGGGCAAGCTGTACCTGATCGTGTATGCCGATCCGTCCCAGCCCGAGGCCTACAACAAGGCCCGCCAGCGCCTGAAGGACTTGCGCGTGATGCTGCGCCGGAGCGTGGACGCACCGGTGACGTCGAGCTCCGTACGGACCGAGGCCGTACGCGACTTCAGCAAGGAAGACTATTTAAAAGCCGTCGCCGTCGCGAAGGAATACGTGATGGCCGGCGACCTGATGCAGGTGCAGATCGGCCAGCGCATCCGCAAGCCGTACGTGGATTCGCCACTGTCGCTGTACCGTTCGCTGCGTTCGCTGAACCCGTCGCCGTACATGTATTACTACAACTTCGGCGACATGCAGATCGTGGGTTCGTCGCCCGAGATCCTGGTGCGCAACGAGAAGGACGCCGACGGCGGCCGCAAGGTGACGCTGCGCCCGATCGCCGGCACCCGCCCGCGCGGTTCGACGCCGGAACGCGACGCCGAGCTGGCGCACGAACTGCTGAACGATCCGAAGGAAGTGGCGGAACACGTGATGCTGATCGACCTGGCGCGCAACGACATCGGCCGCATCGCCACGACCGGCAGCGTCAAGGTCACGGACCAGATGGTCATCGAGAAGTACTCGCACGTGCAGCACATCGTCTCCAACGTGGAAGGCACGCTGAAGGACGGCATGTCGAACCTGGACGTGCTGCGCGCCACCTTCCCGGCCGGCACGCTGACGGGTGCGCCGAAAGTGCGCGCGATGGAAATCATCGACGAACTCGAACCCGTGATGCGCGGCATCTACGGCGGCGCCTGCGGTTACCTGTCGTTCGGCGGCGAGATGGACGTGGCGATCGCGATCCGCACGGGCGTGATCAAGGACGGCAACCTGTACGTGCAGGCGTCGGCGGGCATCGTCGCGGATTCCATCCCCGAGATGGAATGGCTCGAAACAGAACACAAGGCGCGCGCCGTGCTGCGCGCGGCCGAGCAAGTGCAAGACGGACTGGATGGGGAGATCTGA